The genomic DNA CGTTGGCCATCAGGATCGCGGCGGACTTGGCGTTGGCCTTGGCCAGGTCGCCGGGGTTGCTGCCCATGAAGCTGCCGAAGGATTTGCACGCCGCGCCGACATCGCTGTTCATGTTGCCGATCAAGTGGTCGACGTCGGAATGGGTGATCACGTTATCGGCCTTGCCGCGACCACCGCTGTCCAGCGCGGCCATCAGGTTCGGGCTGCTCGCCACGTACTTGAGCACCGCCTGGGCTTCGGGCGGCAGGGTGGTCGGCGGGTTGGCGAAGTCGATGGGCGCGCCATGCAGGCCCCACGCATCCCAGTTCTGCGAGAGCAATTGCGCGGCGGCGCGCGGGCGGTTCAGGTCGAGTTCTTCTTTGGTCGGCGTGCCGCTGGTGTTGCCGGTGATGGTGTCCCAATCCTTGGCGCCGGACACGCCAAAGGACGAGTTATCGATCCACGAGGTGTCCGAGGTACCCGCCGCGCCGGTGGTGCCGGCGTAGAGTTTGGCCATTTGGTCGTACAGGGCCGGGGTGATGTCCTGGGACACGATCACCTTGTCGCCGGCACCTGTGGTGTAGCGGATCAGCCCTGGGCCGACCTCTTCGGGCGGGCCGACGGCGACGGTCGGGTCCATGGTCTCGTTCGGGCCCGCGAGGCGGTAGCCTTCGGACAAACTGGTGTCGATGGCGCCCAGTTTGGTGAAGTCGCCGCTGACCTGATCGAACAGTTGTGGGGTGTCTTTCTGGCTGACCACGATTTTGTCGCCGGAAGTGGTCTCGTAGCGAATCAACCCGGGACCCAGTTCGGTCGGGCTGCCGATCGCCTTGTAGTTACCCAGGCCCGGCGCCACGGTGCTGGCGTCGGCTTCGGTGTAACCGGCGGCTTTGCTGTCGGCCAGGTTTTTTTCAAAACCGGCGTCGGTTTGTTGGGCGTTGTATTGATCCACCAGGGTTTCGAAGAGCCTCGGGTTATCGATCTGCTTGAGCGTTACCGGCTTGTCACTGCCCAGCGGCGTGTAGATGATGGTGTTGTTCACCGGGGCCTGGACGTTTTGATAGGGCAGGGGAATCGAGGGGCCGCGCAGCTTGGAGGGGTCGAAGGCAGGCTGGTTGACGGCAGTGAACAACGCGGTTTCGAATTTCTTCTGGGGGCCGTCCGTGCCCTTGCTCTCGGCCGGATCAAGGCCACTCGGAATCGCAGTCATGGATCACCTGGAAGTTGTTTTATATATGAAAGCCCCTGCACTAAGGCTTTCGGCTATTAGTGCAACTGTACTAATCGGGCGTGCGAAATTAGTTGGTTACCGGCAGTAAGGCCGCTCGCGCCGAGGTATGAAACGCGATGATTAAGTCGCTTTTGTTACAAATTGAAATATCTGAAAAGTTGGGCAAAGGGCTATTAGCGAAAAATGTGAAGTCGATACGAAAAAACCTGTGAAGTGAGGCCTCGATGCCCGTCAAAATCCGCCTGCATTGTTCAGTGCTGCAGCCGGCACCGACGCGAAAGCCTCGTAAATCGTGGCGTTCAGCGTGTCCTTGTTTTTTGAAAAAAGTTCAACGCCCGCAAAGAGATGAGATTTTTTCAACGCCAGGTTGAGCCAAACCTTTCACACCTCTCGTCTGAAACGTTTCACAAGCTTTCACAGCGAAGGCGTTTTGATCGTGAGTAGTATGGAACCCATGCAAACCAACGGCGGTTCGAAAGCTCACTGTCTGACGTTTTGGGCATTCACCGGTTTGCATACTTTCAGCTTGCTGTTGCGCAACTGAATAACTTCCCTATCGATGCAAGGAGATGAACATGGCTGATGTCCCACCAGTAAAAGCAGGCGGCGCCGACGACGCTATCGCGAAGATGGAAGCGACCTTCAACATGGCTATCGAGAAGTCGGCCAAGATCACCGAAATCAGCACCGCGAAAAAAGCTGAGCTCGACGCCACCAAACAGCGTCCGCAGAACTGATTTGCCAAACGGGCGGCGCCGGCGCTGCCCGTTTACCCATCGCTTGTCGCTTGAAACACCACTGTTTGAAAAACGTTGCACCGTTGTTGATCCACGCAGGCGTGCATGCGGCCTGTGATTCTCAAGGGGGCAAACCCGAACATGACAGCCTTGATTTCCTTGGGCCCGGTCGCCGGTATTGGCGCACCGACCCTGACTGTGACCGGCGGTTTGCACCAGGGCAGTTCCCTGGTGCTCGACCAGCCCGTCTACACCATCGGCGCGGACCTCGCTGCCGACCTGGTACTCAGCGATCCCGGCATTGCCGGCCTGCACCTGCGCCTGCGTTTTTTTGAAGGTGGCCAGGTGGCGGTCGAAGCGTTGGGCGGTGACGTACTGCTCAGCGCCAATGTGCGCATCCCCCAGGGCAGCGGGCATCGCGCGCGCTTGCCTTTGCAGCTGCGTATCGGCACGGCGGGCGTAAGCCTGGCGCTGCCTGAAGGCGCAGAAAAACCCGTCGCCGCACCGCGCAAATTGACGCCCTGGATCGTGGCGGGAGCCTTGTTGTTCCTGTGCGCGGGCGCGTTGGCCTTTCGCGGTGAGACGCCGCTGGCTTCGGCGGCCAGCGTGGCTGAAGTGCCCGCCGTTAAAAAACCTTCCCGCGAACAGGCCAAGGCCTGGTTCGAGCAACAGTTGCAGGCGGCCCGTCTGGATGACATCAAAGTCAGCAACCTAAATGGCCAGCTCAGTGCGACCGGCACCTTCGAGCAATCGCAAAAACCGCAGTGGGTGGCGCTGCAACAGGCCTTCGACCAGCGTTACGGGCAGCAGATCGTGCTCAACCCGAAAGTGGCGGTGCGCGCGGATGCGGCACGGCCGCGGGTGCGCTTCCAGGCGGTCTGGTTCGGCACCAATCCTTATGTGATCAACGACAGCGGCAAGCGCCTGTACCCCGGCGCGGCGCTGGCGGACAACTGGGTGCTGGAGCGCATCGAGAATAACCAGGTGGTTCTCGCCCGAGGCGAGGAGCGCTTTACCTTCACGTTATGACCACGCTTTTTTAGCTAAGGCCCTGGGATGAAAGTCGAACCCCGCCCGTTAATTCCCAGTGATGTGCGCAGCGCGCCGGTCGAAGCCATTCGCCCGGTCAACTCGCGCCAGGCGACCGCCTTCGAAGCGGTCCTGAAAACCCGCAAGACCCAGACCCGCCGCTCGCTGCGCAGTGACCTGGAAGAACTCACCAGCGCTGCCGGCGTCGACTCGCTGTTGTTCGGTAGCGCCCGTTCCCTGGAGCTGCTGGAACACGTGATGGAACACATCCTGCCCGGCCTCGACGCCGAGCCGGAAATCAAGGAACTGGCCCACGACCTGATCAGCGAAGAGATCGAAGTGCGCCGCAACCTCGAACAGCAACGCTCGGAGGTACATGCCTGATGGCCCGCGATAACGACGACGCCGTGCAACTGCTCAAGGGCATCGGCGAGCTGTACCGGCGCAATGGCCAGTCCCAGCGCGCGCTGGTGATGTTGTTGATCGCCGTCAGCGTTGCGCCCCACGACGGCGTGCTGCTGCGCTCGCTGGTGCTGGCCTTCACCGACAGCGGCGATGCCACGCGCGCCCTCGGCGCGCTGGACCGCCTGGTGGCGCAGGAAGGCGAATCCGCCAGCCTGTTGCTGCTGCGTGCCCGCGCGCTGTGGTACGGCGAGCGCAAAGACGAAGCGCGCCAGTGCTTCAAACGTTACCTGGCCGCACGCAGGGCTGGCGCATGAGTGCTGTCAATCGCTTGAACAACCTCGCGCGCATGGCCGCGCAACGCACCGACGTGATCATCGTCGCGTTCATGTTGATGGCGATTGTGATGATGATCATCCCGCTGCCTACCTACCTGGTGGACGCGCTGATCGGCCTTAACATCGCCTTGAGCATCCTGATCCTGATCGTCGCGTTCTACATCGGCCATTCCGTGGAGTTCTCCGCGCTGCCGCCGCTGATCCTGCTCAGCACGCTGTTTCGTTTGTCCCTGTCGATCACCACCACCCGTTTGATCCTGCTGCACGGCGACGCCGGCCATATCGTCAAGGCGTTCGGCGACTTCGTGATCGCCGGCCAGGTGGTGGTGGGCATGGTGGTGTTTTTGATCATCACCGTGGCGCAGTTCGTGGTGATCACCAAGGGTGCCGAGCGCGTGGCCGAAGTGGCGGCGCGTTTCACCCTGGATGCCATGCCCGGCAAACAGATGAGCATCGACAACGACTTGCGCAATGGCGATATCGACCAGGCCGAAGCCCGTCGCCGTCGCTCGCGTCTGGAGCGTGAAAGCCAGATGTTCGGTGCCATGGACGGTGCGATGAAGTTTGTCAAAGGTGACGCCATCGCCGGTCTGGTGATTCTGGCGGTCAACCTGCTCGGCGGCATGCTGATCGGCATGGTCGAGCGCGACATGCCGTTCGGCGTGGCGGTGCACACCTATTCGCTGCTGACTGTGGGTGACGGCCTGATCGCACAGATCCCGGCGCTGCTGATTTCGGTGGCGGCGGGTACCGTGGTCACCCGTGTGAACAGCGATGGCGAAGCCGGCGACCTGGGCAGTGAAATCATCAAGCAACTCGGCGCCAGTTACCGCGCCCTTGGCCTGACCGCGTTGATCATGATCGGCGTGAGCGTGCTGCCAGGCTTTCCGACCTGGGTGTTCCTCGGCTTGTCCGCGGTTTTCAGTAGTGCCGCGTTCATGATGTACCGCCGCCACACCCGCCAGCCCCAGGGCGAACTGGAAGTGCTGGCCGAGGCGCCGGAGCCGGTGGTGGAAGTGCAGGCCGAACTGGACGACAACCTGCTGCCCGACACGCGCGTGCTGCTGACCATCGGCAATGGCCTGTCCCAGAGTGCGCCGCGCCAGTTGCTGCGTCAGCGTATCGAAGCCTTGTGTCACGACATCCGCACCGAACTGGGCGT from Pseudomonas tolaasii NCPPB 2192 includes the following:
- a CDS encoding SctD/MshK family protein, with the translated sequence MTALISLGPVAGIGAPTLTVTGGLHQGSSLVLDQPVYTIGADLAADLVLSDPGIAGLHLRLRFFEGGQVAVEALGGDVLLSANVRIPQGSGHRARLPLQLRIGTAGVSLALPEGAEKPVAAPRKLTPWIVAGALLFLCAGALAFRGETPLASAASVAEVPAVKKPSREQAKAWFEQQLQAARLDDIKVSNLNGQLSATGTFEQSQKPQWVALQQAFDQRYGQQIVLNPKVAVRADAARPRVRFQAVWFGTNPYVINDSGKRLYPGAALADNWVLERIENNQVVLARGEERFTFTL
- a CDS encoding tetratricopeptide repeat protein, whose protein sequence is MARDNDDAVQLLKGIGELYRRNGQSQRALVMLLIAVSVAPHDGVLLRSLVLAFTDSGDATRALGALDRLVAQEGESASLLLLRARALWYGERKDEARQCFKRYLAARRAGA
- the sctV gene encoding type III secretion system export apparatus subunit SctV; protein product: MSAVNRLNNLARMAAQRTDVIIVAFMLMAIVMMIIPLPTYLVDALIGLNIALSILILIVAFYIGHSVEFSALPPLILLSTLFRLSLSITTTRLILLHGDAGHIVKAFGDFVIAGQVVVGMVVFLIITVAQFVVITKGAERVAEVAARFTLDAMPGKQMSIDNDLRNGDIDQAEARRRRSRLERESQMFGAMDGAMKFVKGDAIAGLVILAVNLLGGMLIGMVERDMPFGVAVHTYSLLTVGDGLIAQIPALLISVAAGTVVTRVNSDGEAGDLGSEIIKQLGASYRALGLTALIMIGVSVLPGFPTWVFLGLSAVFSSAAFMMYRRHTRQPQGELEVLAEAPEPVVEVQAELDDNLLPDTRVLLTIGNGLSQSAPRQLLRQRIEALCHDIRTELGVDVPVPGIYMEPKAPPGGFRVSLEGVPVSEGEMPVNCLLLQDDPVHVQLLDIATLQADSPLNGRNAHWIERQHEESLRNAGIGFLLPDEVLRGVLERSLRRYAADFLGIQETRLLLERTEATYGELVKEALRLVPLQRVAETLRLLVGEGVSIRNQRALLEAMVEWGARETDAGRLAEHLRAALARQISHQYADRNRVIGALVLAPGLEDQLRASLRRQEPQRELIPEEVSRALLTQLRQACENTREVNSAVLLVHPELRRSLRRLVLRGELELAVLSFRELATEYNLQALVTISLTDISNRRAPAAASVTPLASAS